The nucleotide sequence TGGTTAacaccctgcatcaggaccagtTTTTCTGTCAGCTGTCAGTAGAGTCTGTGGTAGATTAAGTTGGGAGGCAGTAAATAATGAATTTACAAGTTGGTCAAAGAGAAGCAAACGGACGTTGCACAGTGAGCATGGATATTGAAGATTAAaagccaagttttttttttactactgcCAATCAACTGCATAATGGTGTAGGTAGAATTATGTTAGTAGGCTGACTTCCTTCATTGATGCGCACTTTATAAATTAGGAGAGTTCAGTGATATCAGAAGCACTGCTTGAAAAGAAGAGAATGATTACAAACTAAAAACTGATTTTTGTTAATTTGCCAGATGTGTGCAGTAAGTGAAGCTCAGAAGCTTATGACCcaagctgctgatctcctacCTGCTATACAGAACTCTATCCATCATGGTATTCAGGCCCAAAATGATACAACAAAAGGAGGTGACAACATTTTCTGAATTTTCTTAAAACTATTTATATTTTTTTGCTAAGAAAGTTATCAAAATACTAGTCTATTGAGTGAAATGGGACTTTTTCCTGTTTTGTTTCAGCTTCAGTACTAAGAATAATGTTAAACCAATCATGTCCATTTTTCATTGCCTGAATCAGAAACTGGAAGACttggttaattttttttaaacattaaaCGCATTTACGGGTGTTCTGTGCTCCTGATGTAAAATTACTTCTTCGGTGTGTACTATGTTGTATAGTGGACCATTATTTGGCTGTAAGGTTTGAATTGTATGCCATGTACAAATGTGCATATGTCACACCGTACTGTTCCTAACTCACCGTGGTATGCAAGTTTGCCTCAAATGATTAAAGCCTCCTTGCTTGGTGCTAAAGAATAATATCTTAGCCTGGATTTACAGATCACtgtaattttctgtttttaaggcTTCAATATTTATTTTCAAACTATGACTTTTGTTTGATAGATCACCCTATAATGATGGGATTTGAACCTCTGGTCAATCAGAGATTGCTACCTCCAACATTTCCTCGCTATGCAAAGATTATAAAAAGGGAAGATATGGTTAACTATTTTTCAGAACTTATAGAGCGAATTAAAATGGTTTGTGAAGTTGTCAGCTTGGCAAATCTACATAATATTTTGGTAAGTATGTGATTTTTATTGTATACAGTTTGCTAATTATTGTCTATTTGTTTAAGAACAGAATGATATTGTTTCAAAGTATGTATCACATTCAAAGCTCATGTTTATATCATTGAATTCATCATGATAGTATTTATCAGTTTGCTACAGTATCATAGTTCTTTTACGTGGGACTAACCAGAGGCTATCATGGGTTGAATTATAATGTGACTGCATAGATACAGACCCAAACACATACAATTTCACTTGCTCCCTAAGAATCTTTATTCCATTTTTATCATGAAGAGTGAGGACAGGCATTATATGTTGCAGTTTTTCTGTAAAAGTTTTAGTCAAAAATGAACTGCATGAAAATCTGCAGTAAATTTCTATATGTGTGGCAAATTTTTAAGCTGCAGTACAGTTTTATATATGAAAGTTAAAGTCCATTAAAGCCAATATCATTCAATGGGAAGGGAAGAAAAAAGAAATTTCAAAGAAAATGCTACACCAAAGTGTATGAACTCTGTTTAATTTTCTTCCTTTATCCCATTTGTTAGCAAGTATTTTTTTTCATGAATCACCTTTATAAAATAACCCAACATGCttattctttttcaatttttacTTGGGTATCCTTTTATCCCTTGCGTGTCCCATAAGACCATTCTTTCAGTAATGGTGGCCCACAGACTGCACCACAACATGGCACCTGTTAGTAGAATACACAGTAACTTCTACTTTAGATCGCACTCTTAAAATTTTTGCTTTTAAATTAATATCTTTTCTCTTCACATATACTTCATGAACTCCAGTTGATGTCCAGTGTTTTTATGGTAGACTAAATATTGTTTTAAAATTAATGGAAATAATATCAATCAAGTTCTTTGTAAGAATTATGTGTTTTTCAGAAGGATATTCCATAATATGCTATTAAAATATTCTTAAAATATATCATTTTTAAGTTACAGTTTATCAGGCTATCAGTGCTTTTAAAAACTTTATTTTGTAGGACTTCTTCTGTGAATTTAGTGAACAGTCACCTTGTGTTCTTTCAAGATCTCTGTTGCAGGTATGCAAGTTTTTTAGCTTGGGACAGTCTTACTGATATTTTTTCCTTTGTACTTACTGAATATAAATTATCAATGAAGGCTTCTGATAAATTTCTTCGAAGTGCAGAATGTCAATTCCAGGCACATAATATACAACTTTCTCCACTGAACTTTTTCTTTAGGAATAGACAACCTAAGTACCCTTTAAAACTAAGAATGATTATGGTTGATATTAGTAAACTTAGGTACAGTCAAAATGTTTATTTTACAGGCAACTTTCTTAGTGGATAACAAGAAGGTATTTGGTACACATTTAATGCAGGACATGATAAAAGATGCTCTGAGATACTTTGTCAGTCCTCCTGTGCTTTCACCCAAGTGAGTATATAAAATATTGTAACTTGTTTTAAAAGAGCAGTATTTTTCACTCTGTAGCATCGGTTGAACAAATACATTATTTCATCATCTATTGATTTCacaaacacaataaaataaacaATTGCATAAGCTGCATTTTAATCTTTGGAGCAACAGAAAAAGGCTGATACAGCAGTCAGGTAGTTTCTGTGGACagggaaacagagttaacattgcaAGTGGAAGACACATGTCAGAATGCTGAgtatttcagaattccagcatctgcatttttattAATTCGTACCAGCCTTGCAGTATTGTTTTATTCCTTGTCATCTCCCATTAAAGAAAGGTTGATTTGATCCTTGGTATGTAGATAGGTTCACTTTtcattgttttttaaaaaatcgctgatgctggaattcagaaatgcTTAATTCTGACTAGCCTTAGGAAGAATTCATTAACTCAGAATGTtaactctttttctctctttgaGGTTGCTGCTTTTCCAGCATATTCTCCCTTTTTAGATCAAATTTCTAGTATATGCTTATGCCATTCAACTTGGCATTTCTGCTTGGAATAACAAATTTCATCAAAGTCAATATTTCTCTAGTTTCACTTTCCTATTTTCAGCAGAAAATGTTAATTACATCAATGCCAACAAATGGAACAGATGTGCTCCAATATAAAATAATTCATGTGTAAaaacaaatgtttttttaaatgctGAAAGCAAAAATCATACACTATGTTACCAGCTTCATTTGGAGTGTTATCTTGGAATATGCTCATTTGCCCCGTAGCATGATTCttactgtcccccccccccccccccaccttatcaTTTTCTCAGGCTAAAGGCTAAATATACCTGGATATAAATACAAACAAATTTTGTTTGTACACAATTTTTGGTGCTGCATTAATCAGATTTTTGTATAGTTGTGGATTTTTTTTCTGCGGAGATGAGGTTTTATTTTCACTTGAGACATTTATTTCCTGCAAAGGATTTATCTTCAATGTGTACTATTTCACAGATTATTTTCCCCAATTAATACTAATGGCTTTTGCAATATTAATAAATTTTGCAGCTTCATGCATTCTGCGGCAATTGTTTTATTTCATATAGCAGCAGGTGATAAGGATATTAAACTTGAGCCAATCAGtgtaaatagaaaaaaaacatagaaaacctacagcacaattctggcccttcggcccacaaagctgctaACGTTCTAGGTATTGATCTATCTAGTCACTGGAGAGAAGTGAACCATACATTTCTTTCAGCATGACTCAATGTGATTAGCAGAATTTTAAATTCCCAGTATCTGGCTGCAAAGAGATATAATTCTAGTCCATAAAAGAACAAACTACTTGAggctacaatttttttttaaagaagtccTTTTTCAGTGACACAAATATTGAACATatacttttaaaaaaattactgtGCTGACCTGACCGAACCTGAGGAACTGTACTTAATCACTGCATCCTGCCTCTGCAATAGGAGAAAAGGAAAAAGTAGTCTCATATTTGAAAGGTTCTAAAATTGTGGCTATTTTAAGTACAAGAGTGGTATTAACAGTTTAGCATAGGCTATCAAAACTCTGAAATGAGGTGCTGCAATTTTGATATGTAAATGGTCTTTTTATTTAGCGGTAGGTGGGTGAATTTCGTGAAATTGCTAGTATGACTGGAAGGTAGCTGCAACCTAGAGACCTTATTTCATTAAAGGTCAGACAAAGCTGGTTGGGGCCACTTTCAGATGAAGGATTGGCATTTTAATTATACTAAATTAGGTTGGAGGACTCTGATTTGATCTGCGTTGCAGATTTACTGTGCACAAGCAGAATTTCCTAGGCCTTGGGGAAGCCAGCAGCTGCAATGAGGCAAGAACAATGTGGGGTGAAGGTAAGTGCTTCATAGAATTCGTTGTGAGCCAGGAGGAGCAGGAGTCCTACTTCCCATCCTGCACAGTGTCCCTAGCTCCTGCATCTTCAGACCTCTCCCTACCTTGAGATTAGGCATCCAAACTTCCTGATCCTATTGCAATTAACAGAATGCCAAGATTTTAATCAAACCGCGAGCCATCTAGGGAACCTGCCAAAGCACAAGGACCCTCGCTTAAAACTCCAGCCTGTTGTCATCTGCATCAGTATGATTGACCCCAGTTAATATGGGCTTTAGTATCTGGGGCTGCACTTGATAAATGCTAATATATGAAGTAATATGCAACAGAAATCCAACTAGGTATCATCTTCTAACTGGAGGATTTATAGAATAATTGTCCTAAACTATTAAGTAATATTTTAATAATTCAACAGTATAAGTACTTATCAGACTCCATGATTGTTTACAGGCACTGTGTCTAGCTAGTAAGACTATTGaataaaatttaaaacaaaaagaaTAATGTTATTTTAACATCTGATGAGCAACGATTTAGGACAATATAGCCGAACAATTTCTGAATGTTAAAAAATTAGATATTCTAAATAAGTTGAaacttaatatttttaaaaatttttgaaTGTTAACTTTTCATTAAGATGATTGTAGGTTTAACAGCCACATCAAGTAAAGTTTTCATTGAACTTTTGAATCACTACTCTAAGTACTTGTATATCTTGATTTGAGAAAACATGACACTAATCTTGCCTCATTGTGGTAATTTCAGATGTTGTCTTTATAATAATCATCAAGCTAAGGATTACATCGACTCATTTGTTACCCACTGTGTACGGGTAAGCAAATCATGTTACTTTGAATGCTTAAGAATATATTTACTTGAAATAGCAGATTTTCAATTTTGCAGATTATTTCTAGATTCATATTTTTCACAGTAAGACATCTTCGTTCTGTTGCTGCTGCttttcccttctcttttttttcttaaatattgaagGCCTTTCGCCTTTACGCAAGCAGCTTTATTCATCTACAAGACAGGGCTGAACGTTGAATATCAATGAACCATTTTATTGTGTACAGACGGATCTATGTGTGTGACATTCAAGGGAAGTGTGGGTGGTCTCATTCTAAATCTAAATTTCACATTTGGTTATCCAGTAGGCAACTGTACAGATAGGTGTAAAAAGCAACATCTGAGCACTTTCTTCAACCTAAGAAAGTTAAAGTTTCCCATGGCTGTCTGTACTTCAAGTTGAGATCACCTTGCATTCATCAATTGAATGCATTTACCTAGTCAGCTCTCATTTTTGTATCCTTTAAAACATGAGGCACCAGCATTCAGTGAAATAATTTAACAGGTACAGCAAACAATATCAATTTTTATTTTATGGCAGTTGGGAAATTTGTGTTATTAAGAACATTGCCAATTTTTATGAACAATGAAGTCAATCTCCCCCATTTTTTTAGTATGCAGTGGAAAGAAAAGACAAAGTTTAGTTATTCTTTTCTAGGTTATGGCATCTGTGAACATAGACATTCAAAATGGAGGTACATCCCATATTATTTTTATGAACAGGAATATTCTGTTATTTCATTAAGGCTATTTTTCTACCTAGATGTATACAAATCTATCCATAATTGTTTTATTAGAGATTAGTCATGTGCTTATTGGAAATGGTGTTTGATAACAAATATCATGGCAGGCTGCATTGATTTTGTAGCACAAAGCTGTCAATTTTTAGTTCTTGCTTGTGATTTTCAGTAAAGCAGTTTCATTCTACATTAGCTACAAAGTACTAGGCAAAGGTGAGAAATTCGCCCTTACGAGAACTCTTTAAAACCTGTTATGCACTGATGTTTTGTGCAAAGATTATGTGGATAGGTCAGTAGAGTTCtatttgttctttccatctcttcAATGGAGGTGGTTTTATTGCAGAAAAAAAATAATCAACATAGTAAGTATAAACTTCTAACAGAGCAATTTTAACTTACTGTCTTTATTATAAAAGGTGGCTTGAGAAAGCAAGCCTCTGCCATTTATCATGATTTGAAATGCTCAGATTCCAAAAGATGTGATGCCAAAAGTATGATGGTGTCTGCTCTGAATAAATTCCATcaatttattgtttgtttttctttttgtttgcaGCCATTTTGTAGTTTGATCCAGATTCATGGACACAACAGAGCTCGGCAGAGAGATAAGCTAGGTCACATTCTGGAGGAATTTGCCACTCTCCAAGATGAGGTATTTTCCTGAACAATGAAAAGGGGATGAAAACATGAAGACTTTCATGACACATGGATATTTCAAAGCATGCTGGTGTCATTGTAAAGCAATGTAATGGCCAATGTTCCTATAGCCAGACCCCATAAGTAGCACTTAAGTAAATAATTAGTTAATCGACATTTagtagatttactagaatgttacctgagtttcagcacctaagttacagcgaaaggttgaacaattaggtctttatcctttggagtgtagaaggttgaggggggacttgatagaggtatttaaacttATGAAGGGGgaagatagagttgacgtggataggctttttccattgagagtaggggagattcaaacaaaaggacatgagttgagagttagggggcaaaagtttaagggtaacatgagggggaatttctttattcagagagtggtagttgtgtggaacgagcttctagtagaagtggtagaggcaggtttggtattgttatttaaagtaaaattggataggtatatggacaggaaaggaatagagggttatgggctgagtgcaggccagtgggactaggtgagagtaagcgttcggcacggagtagaagggccgagatggcctgtttcagtgctgtaatgttATATAGTAATATTTGATGAATAACTATTCCTCAGAATGATGTTAcgatttttattttactttcaattgACTATACTTAAAGGGTAATAGTTAAATATCTCATCTAAAGTTATGGCTATTTCTCAGCTTTAGGTGGTGACAAGATCACACTTAGTATATGTGAAAGTGAATTTCATCTTAACTGCTCTCTGAGTATCAGTCAGCAAATGAATAGTGTTTCTGTTTACATCTAATATGTTATTTTTCTTAAACGAATACAAGGAATGAAAATCTCCGACGTTGAACACTATTAAATTTGCAATTTTTACTAACGATTACTAAACTCTTGCTTGCAGGCTGAGAAGGTGGATGCAGCACTCCATAGCATGTTATTGAAGCAGGAGCCACAAAGACAACATCTTGCATGTTTAGGCACCTGGATCCTCTACCATAACCTTCGGATCATGATTCAGTACCTGTTGAGTGGTTTTGAGCTGGAACTTTACAGCATGCATGAGTACTACTATGTGTATTGGTATGAAAAATTAACTACTATATTTAAATTGTACAATTGTAGGTGGTACTTTCCAACTGCTTTAGGTGGTGCTGTGATCTGGACtttgatttaaaaaatatataatggcTATTCaatctattgatttttttttcacctgGTAGTTGTGAACAGAGTAGAGTTAAAAAGCTTTGATTTGCATGTTGAGGAAAAACATGGTAGATTTTGCTTCATTAGTATAGTGTCACTATTTTTCTTTGATTGTTCTGAACTATGTATAGAATAGAATTAACAGAATTGCTGTTGCAGTCTCTGGCCTGTTTGGTTCACATGtgacttaaaaaaaaactgtaggGGACAGTTAGGCATAAaaccaaagaaaataaatatcTTTTAAAATCACTGGTTTTTACaattgatttttatttttaattaaatgTTTCAAATTTTTAAGATGTATGTAAATTAGTTTATTCGGGTGACATTGAAGGAATTGATAATGAGGTGTGATTTTGTTTTTGCCCCCATATTTGTCATTGATTTTAAATCTTTGCAATATTTTATATTATGATAACATTGCATTCTTCCCACATTCATGAAGAATCCAGGAATAATGCTGCATTGTTTTCATCTGAAGTTTACATTATCATCAGCTGGCTAAAGTGGCTTATTATAATGTGAAATGCATGCAACATTAGCTGCTTTGATACAGTTGCTGTTTGGTTTTGGTCTTTCCTTTGTAACATGTTCTTTTAAAATCCATCGACAGTTGCTTGGTTTTGGCTGAGTATACAAAAGGTACTATACGATATGCATCTTTGATTATTTTCTGGTGCATGCTGCTCTACAGGTACCTTTCAGAATTCCTGTATGCTTGGTTGATATCGACACTGAGCCGTGCTGATTCCTCACAAATGGCAGAAGAACGAATTGTAGAAGAACAGCAGAAAGGTCGGAGCAGCAAAaagacaaagaaaaagaagaaaggtGTTTACAATAAACCCCAATTATGTCTTCATTTGGGTGTAGTACTGCAGTGGGTTAATGCAAAAGTGAGCTTTATTAGAAATATCTTGCCTGTCAGTTTGGGAAATAAGCTGTGGAATGTAATATAATATGTAAATACATTTATAGTGTAATTGTTAAACTAATTTTGAAGCTTTAATGTGTTTTTAAGAAATGAATAATTGCATTTTCATTGGACTTTAAATTGGCCTTTCTTTGTCTTAAATACAGTTCGACCTCTAAGCAAAGAAATCACTTTGAGCCAAGCTTATCATAATATGTGTGCTGGAATGTATAAGGTGAGGGCTTCTTTGTAAATCTCAATATTGTTGGGCTGTTATAATTCAGTAAAGAAGAACGGTCTTGTGAGTGCACATTAGAAAAGATGAGAATAATATAGACACAAAGAAGAAAATAGTTCTGCCCAAAAAATTAGTTTTTCACAGGAAAATTGTTCCTGCACATCAATCACGGAGTTTGTTTGCCCAAATGCCAAGATGTAAACAGTGGAGATAATTTTTAGCTTGAGCAGAAAATGTATATTATAATGCTTCTGTCTTACTGGAACTCAATTGGTTTGGATTTTGCTGACTTCAGTGCTGAGGATGAGCAAAGTTTAAACTTTAGCAATTTCCCAAGCTCTTACCAGCAGGGTTAGGTCTTGCTGAAATGGACTTTCCTGACTATCTAAAGTTTACTTGGGCCTGCATACGTCAATCTTAATAAGTCAGCTCTTGCCTTGTTGTTACTCAAAGCCTCATAGTTTGACTCGAGTTTAGTCAACTGAACTAAATGTATGTTAAAAGTTATTGTCTTTAAATCTATGTTAAACTTTTTGTCAGATCTGCTTTCTGTCACTCTTAATTAAAACAGCAGCAAATTACAACTGAAGTATAATAAGTACAACGGAGCATATAAATCAAAAGCAAGGGTAAAGCATTGAGAGTGCTATCATCATGGAAACTGCAAGATGTGTGTGAAATTAAACAATCCTGAAAGATCAGTCAGGAATATGTGCCAGTCAAAGCAAGGAGGAGGAAAACAAACCTAATCAGTCTCAGTTTTTCCTGACATATTTCTTCCTTTGTTCAACTTAACCATATTTTCAGCAGCCCATCTTTCACATCTGGACTATTAATAATGTTTCATCTTTATCTGCAAATTCAAACATCATTGGGATTGGGGAGTGGTCTTGTGATAACCGGTTTATGGATAAAATTGACGTGGATTTTAATTTTGAAAATGGAACCCATTGTTATAGGGATTATATAAATATTTAATTATAACAAGTAAATATATTAGACCACAAGACCTATTGTTAGCAAATACAATTTTAAAGGCATTTTACAATTAAAACCAGCTTCAGAACTGTGATATCCAGGATCACTGTGTCTTACAATTGACAACAGTTCCTCCCAATTCTGAGATATTCTCATTTCTGCATCATCTGAGGTGTGGATCCAAATTTCACCTTAAACTGTCTTAGACCTCCTAGGTATTGGTCTAGAATGTAGCTCCTGCAGCATTGAAAAATAAGTGATTAACTGCAAAAGCATTTTCAAAAAATGTTTGTCTAAAAGTGTTGGCaagttgataagttgatggagaaaggAGAATTTGACCCAGATAATGACTCATCCAAGGCTTTAGAGCTGAAGGAAGTTCCAAACAGTGAAGGAGGCAAGgctatgatttttttaaaaatccagtcaagaattttttaaaatgtaatttgTCTAGCAAGAACCAATTTAAACCGCCAATGATTGAAATGATAAGATATGGATATAATGTAAGAGGGTAGAATAAGCCAAAAGTTAAAAAGGGTAAAGGATGTTAAACAGACCAAATGAGTACTGAAATCGGCTGGCACATTAACAAAGGTACACGTTTTACCAAAAGTTTGATTGGGTAGCGAACCAAGGCAGACTATGTATAGAGGCTGTCTACAATTGTAGGGATATGAAATGTCTGAAAATCTAATAAGAACACTGATAATAAGTAGCCAAATTTAACCATATGGTGACTGGAATTGGAGCTGTAAACATGTAATTTATAACCAGCAACAGAGGTGGCGGTTTTATTATTCACAGTGTGTGGTTAGTGAAATTATCTCTCATTCACATACTGATGGAAAGAAAGATTGAGTGTTTTTATTATAGAGGAAGAGAGGGTCATTTGTTTTCAGtgcagaagaagttgttcctttTTCTATATGAGGTAATTGACAGAGGCAATGAAGTAATTAAAGAACTAAGGAGAAAATATCATCTGACTGTATGACAGATTGTATGACAGATTATCGCTTTGTTACTGCAACTAAAGAAAAACAACTCTGGGCTGAAgtcaatataaaatataaaataaatacgtGAGTAATTCTGCAAGTAATGATTGTCTTAGTCATTTAATTTAGTATTTCATGCGTCAATATATAATGTTTAAACCACTGTTGGAATAAGTATTATGAATTAAAATTTTGTATATTCAGTCATGATGTGATGCTACTAAATGCTAATATATacagtgagtgtgtgcatgtgtatatCAATTCTTATTTACCAGATGGTATGCCATATAATACATTAAATGCAAAAAGTAAATTCCTTCCTGTTTTTCATAGTCTTAAAAAGTTGGTTCTGTTCAGTCAGTTTTAAATCTTAATTACTTGCATTTTACCCTCTCTCATTCTGCTGTAGACAATGATAGCCTTTGATATGGATGGAAAAGTGAGAAAGCCAAAATTTGAGTTGGATAGTGAACAAGTTCGATATGAACATAGATTTGCTCCTTTCAATGGTGTTCTTACTCCACCACCAGTGCACTACCTACAGTTTAAGGCAAGTTGTTTGGAATTCATGATTAATTATTTTTTGTTCAGAAGTGAagaatggtaacaggcccttctcaTCCCACAAGCCCATCCCAGCCAATTACACCCATGCGACTAATTGCACCGCTAACCTGCATGACTGTGCAATATGGGAGGAatgtgcaaattccttacagacagtgacacaaTTGAA is from Hypanus sabinus isolate sHypSab1 chromosome 5, sHypSab1.hap1, whole genome shotgun sequence and encodes:
- the naa35 gene encoding N-alpha-acetyltransferase 35, NatC auxiliary subunit, whose translation is MVTKATLDEDDVGWGLGISEKMEKSNANWVDITKEFKDCCKELKLGELLHDKLFGLFEAMSAIEMMDPKMDAGMIGNQVNRKVFNFEQAVKDGTIAIKGLTLPELIGVMDTCFCCLITWLEGHSLAQTVFTCLYVHNPDLIEDSAMKAFALGILKICDIAREKVNKAAVFEEEDFQSMTYGFKMANNVTDLRVTGMLKDVEDDLQRRVKSTRSRQGEERNPEVELEHQQCTAVFSRMKFTRLLLTALIAFTKKEMCAVSEAQKLMTQAADLLPAIQNSIHHGIQAQNDTTKGDHPIMMGFEPLVNQRLLPPTFPRYAKIIKREDMVNYFSELIERIKMVCEVVSLANLHNILDFFCEFSEQSPCVLSRSLLQATFLVDNKKVFGTHLMQDMIKDALRYFVSPPVLSPKCCLYNNHQAKDYIDSFVTHCVRPFCSLIQIHGHNRARQRDKLGHILEEFATLQDEAEKVDAALHSMLLKQEPQRQHLACLGTWILYHNLRIMIQYLLSGFELELYSMHEYYYVYWYLSEFLYAWLISTLSRADSSQMAEERIVEEQQKGRSSKKTKKKKKVRPLSKEITLSQAYHNMCAGMYKTMIAFDMDGKVRKPKFELDSEQVRYEHRFAPFNGVLTPPPVHYLQFKEMSDLNKYTPPPQSSDLYIAASKHFQQAKMILENIPSPDNEVKRILKVAKPNIVVMKLLAGGHKKESKVPPEFDFSVHKYFPVVKLI